A stretch of DNA from Ranitomeya variabilis isolate aRanVar5 chromosome 1, aRanVar5.hap1, whole genome shotgun sequence:
ATTAGactttttccacacaaaaaaaccGTGTCAGATTTCTTGTCTACATAAATCCTTACCTTCTCCTTTCTTCTGTCTTTAGGTGCAGCATGCCAGCAAACAGATTTCAGTAGAAATGCAATACAAGGGAATCATGGACTGCGTGGTCCGAATTCCCAAAGAACAAGGCATTATTTCCTTCTGGAGAGGCAACCTTGCCAATGTCATCCGTTATTTCCCAACCCAAGCTCTCAACTTTGCCTTCAAGGACAAGTACAAGCAAATCTTCCTGGGGGGTGTAGACAGGCACACTCAGTTCTGGAGGTTCTTTGTTGGTAACCTGGCATCTGGAGGAGCCGCTGGTGCCACGTCCTTGTGCTTTGTGTACCCTCTGGATTTCGCCAGAACCCGTCTGGCTGCAGATGTGGGTAAAGGCCCAGCCCAGAGAGAGTTTAGTGGCCTTGGTGATTGCTTAGCCAAAATCTGGAAGTCAGATGGTGCTAAAGGTCTCTACCAAGGATTCAATGTGTCCGTCCAGGGCATCATCATTTACAGAGCAGCCTACTTTGGTGTCTATGATACTGCTAAGGGTAAGAAACAGCCAATGACAATATGGAATTTAGACATAGGCATGAGTGAACCCGAACAGAAGTGTTCGGCATTCGTACCCAACAGTTACTGTCCGGTGCTAGACGCTGAACACAGACTTTCCTTGGAAGTCCGTTGCAGAGAGAGAGAATTGTTTTCTTTCCCGTTCAGGTCTCCTTTATTTTCAAAGGGGTTTGGGTTCTGgttgaagtttgggttctggttgaAGTTGGGGTTCTgtcctggtacctgaaccaaactctgGAATAGAGTACGGATCGGTtatcagaacccgaacttccactggtccgctcatcactatttagatACTATGAAGAATCTTTACTAACAAATATCATTGGTATCACATGTTATTTCATAATTATACTATTCCCCAAACCTTTTTTGTGGTTAAATGAAACAACTCCATCATTTTCCTTCAAAtgggatctgtcagcaggtttttgctatgtaattggaGACCAGCATGACGTAGATGTatagaccctgattacagtgaggCGTCACTTATAAGGCTGAGTGTTGATTTAATAAAATTAgtattttattagcaggagattactaGTAGAGGACAAGGTGTCTAATGCCATGTATTCATCTGCTCATTGTAACCCTGCCCcaatcactgattagcagctttctgcctatgcacagtgcacacagaaagctgtctaTCAGTGGTGTCGGTgggtttatacagagctcagcattccaagcactgctagatctgcagcagagaaaacagggattttatgacaactgctgcacccagtaaagtgatacatcactggaatcagggtctctgtccctatatcatgctgctcttagatgaggtagcaaaaacctggtaacagattctctTTTAAATATTGTGATCATTCTGTAACGTGTTAGACCTAATAAATGAAATAGTCAGTTATATCATTGAATCGATAACAACCAGACAGTGTGCAATACGCCATTATCTCATGCTAATTGACTGTGATTTTCTTATAGGCATGCTGCCAGATCCCAAGAATGTGCACATTGTGGTCAGCTGGATGATTGCTCAGAGTGTCACTGCCGTAGCCGGTCTTGTCTCCTATCCCTTTGACACTGTCCGACGTCGTATGATGATGCAGTCTGGCAGGAAAGGAGGTAAGATCAAATAGAATTCATTCAGTTTGGGACCATAATTCCCAAAAATTTAACCTTGATGTTTTTAtactattattaattattatagcgccattgattccatttacatgtgaggaggggtgtacataataaaaacaagtacaataatcttaatcaatacaagtcacgactggtacaggaggagcgaggaccctgcccgcgagggctcacaatctacaagggatgggtgagaatacagtaggtgagggtagagctggtcgtgcagcggtttggtggataggtggttactgcaggttgtaggccacagtaggtgagagtctgatatgttggggtagagagttccagaggaggggggGTGCACGGGAGaaagcttgtatgcgattgtgggaagagggtaAAAGAGGAgagtagaggagatcttgtgaggattggaggttgcgtgcaggtaagcaccaggagacgaggtcacagatgtatggaggagacaggctgtggatggctttgaatATCATGGtttgggttttgaactggagtctgagtaatggggagccagtacagggattgacagagaggagaggccggggaaaagtgggggggacaggtggataagtcgggcagcagagtttaggatagattgggggcacgagagtgttagaggggaggccacagagcaggaggttgcagtagtcaaggtgggagatgatcagggcatgcactagggtttttgcagattctaggttgaggaatgtacagactTGGAagatgtttttgagttgaagtcgacgggaagtggaaagggcttgggtttgtggtttgaaggagagatcagagacaaggattacccagaggcagcgagcttgtgggactacagagagtgagcagccatttactttaatggatacgtTTGTTGGGAGAGTCGAATGAGATGGGGAAAGATAATGAatcctgttttgtccatgttaagttttagaaatcaagCGAAGAAGgataaatagcggacagacattgtgggattttggttagtagggaggtgatatctggtccagacaggtagatctgtgtgtcatcagcattgaGGTGAAACTGCAAGCCATGAgagtctatgagctgtcccagtccaaaggtataaatggagaagagcagggggccCTAGGAccgaaccttgcaggactccgacagatagggggcaaggtgaggaggtggtgtgtgagtgggagacgttgaatgtccagtctgttaggtatgacgtgaTCCaaaatagggccaagtctgtgatgccaagatatgagagggtctgtagtaagagggagtgGTCCACCGTGTCAGAGGCAGAGGACAGTtccaggagaaggaagacagagtagtgtcgcttggctttggcagtcagcaggtcattggtgactttagttagggcagtttcagtgaagtaatgcggtcggaagccagattgtaagcggtcgaagagggagcaggaagagaggtgggaggacatttagaaatggacatgttgttccagtagttttgaggcaaaggggagaagtgatatggggcgatagctagatactgaggatggatcaagagagggctttttgaggatgtgtgtgattgaggcatgtttgaagcatgaggggaaaacaccagttgttattaataggttgaagagatgggaaaCAGTTAggatgaagactggtgaggtttgggatgaagtgggatgggatcgggtcaagtgcttaagaggtgagatgtgatcttgagaataGGGTGGAAAAttggtcttctgtaatggtggagaagctggttttggaggactgAGTAGTTAGAAAGAGGGGTTGTGGGGGTGGTAGGCCAAAGCTTttgctgatgttatcaatcttctgcttgaagaatgaggcaaagtcttcagctcagatgagtggagagggagcaggtgctgggggatggaggagagaattgaaggtgttgaatagctgtttagggttgtgagacagggaggatatgagagatgagaagtaggtttgttttgctgcagtgagtgtggccttgaaagtagcgagggactgtttgaatttgatgaagtgctcattggagtgtgatcttttccatctccgctcagcaactctGGAAGCCCGCcttagttctttggtcaggctagaGTGCCAGGGTTgtgtgttgattttgcgagctttggtacgtGTGAGAGGGGTGATCGATtcaagagctgcagctattgtggtggtaTACAAAGTGGCATCTGCATTGTGTAGGAAACTTATGCctgtaagagggaggagggattcagagagtgagtgtagatcgaggtgtttaagatttctgcgagggtgtgcaaggttGCGGGGTGGGaattgtggacctggagaggagagggaagagaatgtaagcaggttgtggtcagaaagaggtagaggtgagttagagaggttagatagggagcaggggcgggtgaagatgaggtccagtgtgtagccatctttgtgagtggctgcagaagaccattgcgcGAGGCcgaaagaggaagtgagagataaaagtttagtgacagctgagagggaagtgtcaatggggatgttaaagtcacccatgatgatagtggggatgtcagcagagaggaaactaAGTAgtcaggtggtgaagtggttgaagaaggtggtggctggccctggggggcggtaaatgacagccaattGGAGGTTGGTGGGGGATTAGATgcgcagagtgcacctcaaaggaagagaggataacagagggtggcagtgggatgtgggtgaaggagcagttacctgacaggagaaaaccaactcttcCGCCATGATTGGTGCTGGGGTGTGGTGTGTGGGAAAGGTGGCATCCACCACATGAAAGTGCAattggagaggctgtgtcagaggaggtgagccaggtttcggtgatagcgaggaaggaaagtttgttagtatcGAAAAGATCATGTatagtaggaaagtttgttgcagacggagcgagcgttccatagagctcctgttagtgggactggggaagtgggggctgggtggAAGGGTATAAAGTTAgataggttacggaaatttgtgagaacacgtggatgggaggtagaaatgactgtggggatgtggtgaggagggccaggatttggagaaatatcaccGGCAGTGAGTAGGAGAAGAGAAATTGATAGCAGGTggaagcaggagagggcatgaggtggctgtctgtgtttggagacagaggattgtatgttgaggaacagttcttaggaggaggtgagatggatggggaggatggagggagagatgaccagttccttactaggtgtagggattagggggttagcagaaagtgaaggattataggggtcagAGTGaagacaaacagaaacattgtttacagtgactatgTATCCAGTTCCCTTCAGGTTAAATTCTGGATGAATTCTTCCATAAGTCCACACACTTCCTGTAGGAAAAATAGATAAATGGACATTTtaattagagtgcgatggtggcagatggCACGGTACAGTCTGTGTACATCATATTCAGATGTGAAGCAGAGGGGAGTGGTCTGTGCTTATCTTGGTTACATAAATAAAAGTGAGCCAGATGCATATGATCAGGGCCGAGTACACAAGGCCATAAATAACAATGGGGGTATTGCAGGGGTCAGTTGAAAAGAAAACCAAGTTTTTGCAAGAGGCTGAGGTATGGGAAAGTCAATGCGGAAACACTGGGTCAtgtacctgtaggaagaatagataAATGGACATATTGATTAGAGTGCGATGGAGGCAGATGGCAGGGTACAGTCTGTATACATCATACTAAATTCTGGATTAATTCTTCCATAACTCCACACACTTCTAGATACACTTCTGTGATGCACTGGGCAGACTGACGGAGGAAACCTTCAAATGTCTTCTACCTGGATTCTTAATGTTCCTTTATTCCAGTACTGACAGTGCAGGCAGGGAGCAGCATCGCTCCGCCATCACGGGCCTTTGGACCTAGGCACGTTCAGTGCTCGCGCCCCATTATATAGGATCACACATGGCATACACATTATTTGTAAAGACACAAAATAGGGAGTCTTGTAAGGCATTAAAAGCAAGAAACACTCACTTTTAATTCTTCTTATTCCTCTTTCAAGACATTACAAAAATAATGTAAAAGGCCATATCCCCAGAGATTACATTAGTCTATTTAACAGCAATCCGCCATGTCTATTATTTACTTAAATGGAGCTGGGTGACATTTCCTGCACGAGACGTGATTGCTGCTCTGCAGGAGAAAAGCAGAGGGGCAAAAGTGCAAAAAGTGGGACCCGCTCAAATCAGTACATTAATAATGAATATAAGACTGGCAGACACAACGCGcctaatataatactgccacacaTTGTACATCTTAATATAATATTGTCACATGATTCGCCTATACATATAATGGTGGCACACTCTGTGCCCTCTGAAAATAACAATGCCATACACTAAATATAATAGCACCAAACACTGCTCCCCTTGAAAATAATAGATCTGGTCACTGTGTAGCGGCTGCTGCAAAGAAATACAGCTCTGCCCCTATAGTGCTGAGCCCCTATGAATGTGTCTGGAGAAATCAGCATGATATATGGGGCCTCTGAAAACAAAGCCCCATGTAAACAAGTGTTCCCAagtaaggccccatacacacgttcaggaattgatgcagaaaattcctgtgaaaatcctgacatttctgccggatttccgcatgaaaaccgcatgcgttttttagcgcgttttttgcgcggttttgacgcgtttttgacgcggtttttcccaaacatttcccaatgcattagacagtgggaaaaccgcgaaaaaaacgcaaaattaatgagcatgtccggttttttaccgcaatgcgtttttcatgcggaaaaacgcacatcatgtgcacagaaattgcggatttcattaaaaatgataggatgcttaatgtatgcagattatttgcggttttatagcgtttttatagcgcaaaaatgctgaaaaactgcaaataatctgcactgtgtgaacatagcctaagggataCTCACGCgtcccagtttgcatctcagtaagggctcatgcagatgaccgTATAACTCAGACGAATGCCATCCATGGTGTTTATGGATGGCACTTGTCCCCatgtaattctatggggctgtgcccacatCCAATTTTCTTCACACCATGCATGATTTGCCTTCAAGAATCAGATGGAACTCGCTCATTTGTGTTTGAgggtccatggaaaacatcagactgcactcggatgacatctgagcgcGGTAGGATTTTCCTAGACAGGctaaatagagaagatggagaatttttttttttaaattatccacatccaagaaaatcagatcacacactgatcagagtgtgattaccaTAACTGGAACAGATTTCTTGAATGGAGAACGTACggttgtctgcacctgccctaattgTAACAATTAACTGTGATTTGACCATATGAATAAACTCTAGAGTAGTGGCGTCactctttcttaccttgagagccacattcaggtcTGAGAGATGATTGTGAGCCACGTCCAGCGTCCCCCATTACAGGTAAAGTGGCAGACAAAGCTTATCCACAGAAAGTCCACCAAGACCCTGCACCACCATCCCGTATAGGCTGTACACTCACATCCAGGGGTCCTCAccttacccccattcagtattctggcATTAAGTACACTCACCACACTACcacattaaaaggaacctgtcacccccaaaatttggctacaagctaaggccaccgccattc
This window harbors:
- the SLC25A4 gene encoding ADP/ATP translocase 1; the encoded protein is MSDQAISFLKDFLAGGIAAAISKTAVAPIERVKLLLQVQHASKQISVEMQYKGIMDCVVRIPKEQGIISFWRGNLANVIRYFPTQALNFAFKDKYKQIFLGGVDRHTQFWRFFVGNLASGGAAGATSLCFVYPLDFARTRLAADVGKGPAQREFSGLGDCLAKIWKSDGAKGLYQGFNVSVQGIIIYRAAYFGVYDTAKGMLPDPKNVHIVVSWMIAQSVTAVAGLVSYPFDTVRRRMMMQSGRKGADIMYKGTIDCWKKIAKDEGSKAFFKGAWSNVLRGMGGAFVLVLYDEIKKYA